One part of the Herbiconiux aconitum genome encodes these proteins:
- a CDS encoding NADPH-dependent FMN reductase — MTSIAIIIGSTRPGRKGEEIARWVQEAASGRPGVTYDIIDLAEFPLPLLDEAMPPAMGQYANPHTKEWAAEIAKHDGYIFVTPEYNHSTSGALKNAIDYLYAEWNNKAAGFVSYGSVGGTRAVEHLRLIAAELQMATVRSQVALSLFTDYKDFVTFAPGPQHNDALSNLFLQIEGWSEALKPYRDAAASAR, encoded by the coding sequence ATGACCTCCATAGCAATCATCATCGGCAGTACTCGACCCGGACGTAAGGGTGAGGAAATCGCCCGCTGGGTGCAGGAAGCCGCATCAGGACGCCCCGGCGTCACCTACGACATCATCGATCTGGCCGAATTCCCGCTACCGCTCCTCGACGAGGCGATGCCACCGGCCATGGGCCAGTACGCCAACCCGCACACGAAGGAATGGGCCGCAGAGATCGCGAAGCACGACGGCTACATCTTCGTGACCCCGGAATACAACCACTCGACCTCCGGGGCACTCAAGAACGCGATCGATTACCTCTACGCCGAGTGGAACAACAAGGCAGCCGGGTTCGTGAGTTACGGAAGCGTGGGCGGCACCCGCGCTGTGGAGCACCTCCGGTTGATCGCGGCCGAGCTCCAGATGGCCACGGTGCGTTCGCAGGTCGCGCTCTCGCTCTTCACCGACTACAAGGACTTCGTGACCTTCGCGCCCGGACCGCAGCACAACGATGCCCTGAGCAACCTCTTCCTCCAGATCGAGGGCTGGTCGGAGGCACTCAAGCCGTATCGCGACGCAGCGGCGTCGGCCCGCTAG
- a CDS encoding SDR family NAD(P)-dependent oxidoreductase produces MGILDGKIVLITGTGGGQGRVAAGVFAREGARVIGSDINAAANEETIDMVRRAGGEITGIAPIDLTDPEQAEALVERAVAAYGALDVVYNNAAIQYFGPMSDFSVEHWRKTIAGELDIPFFVSKYAWRHLIARGGGVILNVASEAGMIAGQVPPMVGHTAANAGVIGMTRQMALEGAPHGIRAVAISPGPVLTPASDRDLGDDQAARDAITSKTLLKRFARPEEIVELAAFLASDRASYITGANYAVDGGATAW; encoded by the coding sequence ATGGGAATTCTCGACGGAAAGATCGTTCTCATCACCGGAACCGGCGGCGGCCAAGGCCGCGTCGCCGCCGGCGTCTTCGCTCGCGAAGGCGCCAGGGTGATCGGCTCGGACATCAACGCTGCCGCGAACGAAGAAACAATCGACATGGTGCGGCGTGCGGGCGGCGAGATCACCGGCATCGCACCGATCGACCTGACCGACCCTGAACAGGCCGAAGCTCTCGTCGAACGCGCCGTCGCTGCCTATGGCGCACTCGACGTCGTCTACAACAACGCGGCCATCCAGTACTTCGGGCCGATGTCGGACTTCTCTGTGGAGCACTGGCGCAAGACCATCGCCGGGGAACTGGACATCCCGTTCTTCGTCTCGAAGTACGCCTGGCGCCACCTGATCGCGCGCGGCGGCGGGGTCATCCTCAACGTCGCGTCGGAGGCCGGCATGATCGCCGGCCAGGTTCCACCGATGGTCGGGCACACGGCAGCCAATGCCGGTGTCATCGGGATGACGCGGCAGATGGCGCTCGAGGGCGCACCTCACGGCATTCGTGCGGTCGCCATCAGCCCCGGCCCGGTGCTGACCCCAGCAAGTGATCGGGACCTCGGAGACGACCAAGCTGCTCGAGACGCCATCACCAGCAAGACGTTGCTGAAGCGATTCGCCCGACCCGAGGAGATCGTGGAGTTGGCGGCGTTCCTGGCATCCGACCGCGCCTCCTACATCACGGGCGCCAACTACGCGGTCGACGGCGGCGCAACCGCGTGGTGA
- a CDS encoding glycosyltransferase → MTDSRDPHTRTDAPDAPGTTSRPLRILIGADTFSPDVNGSARFAEHLASGLASRGHDVHVVAPSAKLPTGTHTEVYDGQKITVHRLYSWRWYPHDWLTFALPWRIKQNSAKIIDEVNPDVVHFQSHIIVGRGVSTEAKKRGIRIVGTNHVMPENLLAFTVIIPKFLQNWAIGLAWAAARRSFSRADAVTAPTRRAADFFEKATGIDNVYAISCGINVDNYVADFTPRTENRILFVGRVAGEKQIDVLLKAIQLLPADLDTKVEIVGGGDQLRNLQAMAHQLGIGDRATFTGYVTEEELRRAYTRATIFGMPSIAELQSIATMEAMASGLPVVAADAMALPHLVHDGKNGFLFEPGNAQQLADRLEHILRLPQEELDVLKRESLTIVAAHDIQRTLNTFEHLYRGEPVTAPVVVVPKSELSDVDASAEERA, encoded by the coding sequence TTGACAGACTCCCGAGATCCGCACACTCGCACGGATGCGCCTGACGCGCCCGGCACGACGAGCCGGCCTCTTCGGATACTCATCGGCGCAGACACGTTCTCGCCCGACGTGAACGGGTCTGCGCGCTTCGCCGAGCACCTTGCTTCCGGCCTCGCCTCGCGCGGGCATGACGTGCACGTCGTGGCGCCATCGGCGAAGCTGCCCACGGGCACGCACACCGAGGTCTACGACGGCCAGAAGATCACGGTCCATCGTCTCTACAGCTGGCGCTGGTATCCGCACGACTGGCTCACCTTCGCGTTGCCGTGGCGCATCAAACAGAACAGCGCGAAGATCATCGACGAGGTGAACCCCGACGTCGTGCACTTCCAGTCGCACATCATCGTGGGTCGCGGCGTCTCCACCGAGGCCAAGAAGCGCGGCATCCGCATCGTGGGCACCAACCACGTGATGCCCGAGAACCTTCTCGCCTTCACCGTGATCATCCCGAAGTTCTTGCAGAACTGGGCGATCGGGTTGGCCTGGGCGGCCGCGCGCCGCTCCTTCAGCCGAGCGGATGCGGTCACCGCCCCCACGCGCCGTGCCGCCGACTTCTTCGAGAAGGCCACGGGCATCGACAACGTCTATGCCATCTCCTGCGGCATCAACGTCGACAACTACGTCGCCGACTTCACCCCGCGCACCGAGAACCGCATCCTCTTCGTGGGTCGCGTGGCGGGCGAGAAGCAGATCGACGTGCTGCTGAAGGCCATCCAGCTGCTGCCGGCCGATCTCGACACGAAGGTCGAGATCGTGGGCGGTGGAGATCAACTCCGCAACCTGCAGGCGATGGCGCACCAGCTGGGCATCGGCGACCGCGCGACCTTCACCGGATACGTCACCGAAGAAGAGCTGCGGCGGGCCTACACGCGCGCCACGATCTTCGGGATGCCGTCGATCGCCGAGTTGCAGAGCATCGCCACGATGGAGGCGATGGCCAGCGGTCTGCCCGTGGTCGCCGCCGACGCGATGGCGTTGCCGCACCTCGTGCACGACGGCAAGAACGGCTTCCTGTTCGAGCCCGGGAACGCGCAGCAGCTGGCCGATCGGCTGGAGCACATCCTGCGTCTGCCGCAGGAGGAGCTCGACGTGCTGAAGCGGGAGTCGCTCACCATCGTGGCGGCGCACGACATCCAGCGCACTCTGAACACCTTCGAGCACCTCTACCGTGGCGAGCCGGTGACGGCGCCCGTCGTCGTGGTGCCGAAGTCCGAGCTCAGCGACGTCGACGCGTCGGCCGAAGAACGGGCCTGA
- a CDS encoding ATP-binding cassette domain-containing protein encodes MADRNVLTASDVTIEYPAHSVSSAFTAVKGFTLVIEPGEIVGLVGSSGSGKSTLAQVASGQAAIRGSKENSPRIIGGSLDVLGFQMRGLKRANLNKLTLGVGYVAQDAGSNLTSNMTVAELVAEPLFLRDKRFNRQEAGLKAATLVDALLLPVGTMLKQPHELSSGQRQRVAIARGLILDPVLLIADEPTAGVDVSVRGAVVDVIAGLQRSRGASALIVSHDLDALGRAVDRIAVIHEGVVVGLGPIDEVLGDPRHPYVAGLARETYADEDESDEGDEMDEAGGDDDDASAEAEYEANEDADSARAEARREENR; translated from the coding sequence ATGGCTGACCGAAACGTACTCACCGCCTCCGACGTCACCATCGAATACCCGGCACACAGCGTGAGCTCGGCGTTCACGGCGGTGAAGGGCTTCACCCTGGTGATCGAACCCGGCGAAATCGTCGGGCTCGTCGGATCGAGCGGGTCGGGCAAATCGACGCTCGCCCAGGTGGCGTCGGGCCAGGCCGCCATCCGGGGCTCGAAAGAGAACTCGCCCCGTATCATCGGCGGCAGTCTCGACGTTCTGGGCTTTCAGATGCGCGGGCTCAAGCGCGCGAATCTCAACAAGCTGACGCTCGGCGTCGGCTACGTGGCACAGGATGCCGGGTCGAACCTCACCTCGAACATGACGGTCGCCGAGTTGGTGGCCGAACCGCTGTTCCTCCGCGACAAGCGCTTCAACCGTCAGGAGGCCGGGCTGAAAGCCGCCACGCTGGTGGATGCTCTGCTCCTGCCCGTGGGAACGATGCTGAAGCAGCCCCACGAGCTCTCCAGCGGCCAGAGACAGCGCGTGGCGATCGCCCGCGGGCTCATCCTCGATCCGGTGCTGCTGATCGCCGACGAGCCCACCGCGGGCGTCGACGTCTCGGTTCGGGGCGCCGTCGTCGACGTCATCGCCGGCCTGCAGCGCTCGCGCGGAGCGAGCGCACTGATCGTCAGCCACGACCTGGATGCGCTGGGCCGGGCGGTCGACCGCATCGCCGTCATCCACGAGGGCGTGGTGGTGGGGCTCGGCCCGATCGACGAGGTGCTCGGCGACCCGCGGCACCCTTACGTGGCCGGGCTGGCGCGCGAGACCTACGCCGATGAGGACGAGAGCGACGAGGGCGACGAGATGGATGAGGCCGGCGGTGACGACGATGACGCCTCGGCCGAAGCCGAATATGAAGCCAACGAAGACGCCGACAGCGCCCGAGCCGAAGCTCGCCGCGAGGAGAATCGCTGA
- a CDS encoding D-isomer specific 2-hydroxyacid dehydrogenase family protein produces the protein MHRATTPSRHREVLAVPAESLPVDERPHPGPIAVLPTAEPLFVQAIEEAGGAVAPLGPETRGIVWLSSRGADDFAAALEANPQVEWVQLPWAGVDAFAEVLRSHDRPRLVWTSAKGAYAQPVAEHALTLMLALLRHLPERVRATTWGAKTGLSLYGLDVVVIGAGGIALELLRLLEPFGVESTIVRRSELAVPGAGRTVTNDRLDEVLPAADVVVVAAALTAGTEKLLGEAQFGHMKQTAYLINIARGGLVDTDALAAALASGQIAGAGLDVTDPEPLPDGHPLWSEPRALITPHTADTPEMTAPLLAARVRHNVRALLGEGDFAGRVDPQAGY, from the coding sequence ATGCACCGAGCTACCACCCCGAGTCGCCACCGCGAGGTGCTCGCGGTTCCCGCCGAATCCCTGCCGGTCGATGAACGGCCGCACCCGGGGCCCATCGCGGTGCTGCCCACCGCTGAACCACTCTTCGTGCAGGCGATCGAGGAGGCGGGCGGCGCCGTGGCGCCACTCGGGCCGGAGACCCGAGGGATCGTCTGGTTGAGCTCGCGCGGCGCCGACGACTTCGCCGCCGCCCTCGAGGCGAACCCGCAGGTGGAATGGGTGCAGCTGCCGTGGGCCGGGGTCGACGCCTTCGCCGAGGTGCTGCGCAGCCACGATCGCCCCCGCCTGGTCTGGACCAGCGCCAAGGGCGCCTACGCCCAGCCGGTGGCCGAGCATGCGCTGACGCTGATGCTGGCTCTGCTGCGCCACCTGCCCGAGCGTGTTCGCGCCACCACCTGGGGTGCGAAGACGGGACTGTCGCTCTACGGTCTCGACGTGGTGGTCATCGGCGCCGGCGGCATCGCCCTGGAGCTCCTGCGGCTGCTGGAGCCCTTCGGTGTGGAGTCGACCATCGTGCGCCGTTCCGAGCTCGCTGTGCCCGGAGCGGGCCGCACGGTGACGAACGACCGTCTCGACGAGGTGCTGCCCGCCGCTGACGTGGTCGTCGTGGCCGCCGCCCTGACCGCGGGAACCGAGAAGCTCCTCGGCGAAGCCCAGTTCGGTCATATGAAGCAAACGGCATATCTCATCAACATCGCCCGCGGCGGACTGGTCGACACCGACGCGTTGGCCGCTGCACTGGCCTCAGGACAGATCGCCGGTGCGGGGCTCGACGTCACCGATCCGGAACCCCTGCCCGACGGGCATCCGCTCTGGTCGGAGCCCCGCGCACTCATCACGCCCCACACGGCGGACACGCCCGAGATGACGGCGCCGCTGTTGGCGGCGCGCGTTCGGCACAACGTGCGTGCTCTGCTCGGCGAAGGAGACTTCGCCGGACGGGTCGACCCCCAGGCGGGCTACTGA
- a CDS encoding AzlD domain-containing protein, which yields MSSWNIVILASVICLGLKVAGYLIPPRAFEHPTVARIANLMTVALLAALIAVQTLGAGQSIQVDARVPAVLVAAGLYALRVPFVVVVIVAAGVAALIRAVT from the coding sequence GTGAGCAGCTGGAACATCGTCATTCTCGCGTCGGTCATCTGCTTGGGGCTCAAGGTGGCCGGCTACCTGATCCCGCCGCGCGCCTTCGAGCACCCGACGGTCGCCCGCATCGCCAACTTGATGACGGTCGCGCTGCTGGCCGCGCTCATCGCGGTGCAGACGCTCGGCGCCGGGCAGTCCATCCAAGTGGATGCGCGAGTGCCGGCGGTGCTCGTGGCGGCGGGCCTCTACGCCTTGCGCGTGCCGTTCGTGGTGGTGGTGATCGTGGCCGCAGGGGTCGCGGCCCTCATCCGTGCCGTCACCTAG
- a CDS encoding AzlC family ABC transporter permease has protein sequence MPRASRRTPEETAAIRAALAVGLATAAYGISFGALATLSGLDIWQTCFLSLVMFTGGSQFALIGVLASGGLAAGPAAVTSAALLGTRNVFYAIRMSPVIGPGFLKRAAAAQLTIDESVAVSAAQRTPAAERVGFWATGILIYLGWNLTTLVGALIGDLLGDVSAYGLDAAAAAAFLGLLWPRLKERQTQAVAVGAAFVAALLTPFLTPGLPVLVAAVVAIVVGAFNLLGRDRRSSSRGDAA, from the coding sequence ATGCCCCGCGCATCCCGGCGAACCCCCGAAGAGACGGCCGCCATCCGGGCAGCCCTCGCGGTCGGCCTCGCCACCGCCGCCTACGGCATCTCCTTCGGTGCCCTCGCCACCCTTTCCGGTCTCGACATCTGGCAGACCTGCTTCCTCAGCCTCGTGATGTTCACGGGCGGCTCCCAGTTCGCCCTCATCGGCGTGCTCGCGTCGGGTGGTCTCGCGGCGGGGCCCGCCGCGGTCACGAGTGCGGCGCTGCTCGGCACGCGAAACGTCTTCTACGCCATCCGGATGTCGCCCGTCATCGGCCCCGGATTCCTCAAACGAGCCGCGGCCGCACAGCTCACCATCGATGAGTCGGTCGCCGTCTCCGCCGCCCAGCGCACGCCCGCCGCCGAGCGGGTCGGGTTCTGGGCCACGGGCATCCTGATCTACCTCGGCTGGAACCTCACCACCCTCGTCGGCGCCCTCATCGGCGACCTGCTGGGCGACGTGAGTGCCTACGGTCTGGATGCGGCGGCCGCTGCGGCGTTCCTCGGGCTGCTCTGGCCGCGACTGAAGGAGCGGCAGACCCAGGCCGTGGCGGTGGGAGCCGCCTTCGTCGCCGCCCTCCTGACACCGTTCCTCACGCCCGGCCTGCCCGTGCTGGTGGCCGCGGTCGTCGCCATCGTGGTCGGCGCGTTCAATCTGCTGGGCCGTGACCGCCGATCGAGTAGCCGAGGGGATGCCGCGTGA
- a CDS encoding DMT family transporter: MPPELFELSDQIALDPKQFIGIPLALVGAIFLSLGAQFQYRGVTKVEAKTHDADKGLSVRQLMALLSRPSWVIGTLMLGLAIVFQLTSLGFSPIIVVQPLGAVALVMTAILNSRISHVKLNRSSIISIVLCVGGVGLFVLVAAFTAVDKPVSTTDLIIILIVLAVVLALFAVTFAFLRKRFKAIAYIVGAGVLYGFVATLAKAVISRIFQAQFEWLTVLALVGLLAAAALGGYFVQNAYASGPPDLVIAGLTVIDPLVAVAIGIIVLGEASQAPLWATFAFLASGLIAILGVFGLARYHPQAQR; encoded by the coding sequence GTGCCTCCTGAACTGTTCGAGCTCAGCGACCAGATCGCGCTCGACCCGAAGCAATTCATCGGCATCCCGCTCGCTCTGGTCGGTGCCATCTTCTTGAGCCTGGGTGCCCAGTTCCAGTATCGCGGGGTCACCAAGGTCGAGGCGAAAACGCACGACGCCGACAAAGGCCTGAGCGTTCGTCAGCTGATGGCGCTGCTCAGTCGGCCCTCCTGGGTCATCGGCACCCTGATGCTCGGGCTCGCCATCGTCTTCCAGCTCACCAGCCTCGGCTTCTCGCCGATCATCGTGGTGCAGCCGCTCGGCGCGGTCGCACTGGTCATGACCGCCATCCTGAACTCGCGGATCAGTCATGTGAAGCTGAACCGCAGCTCGATCATCTCGATCGTGCTCTGCGTGGGTGGCGTCGGCCTCTTCGTGCTCGTCGCGGCGTTCACGGCGGTCGACAAGCCGGTCAGCACCACCGATCTCATCATCATCCTGATCGTGTTGGCCGTCGTGCTGGCCTTGTTCGCGGTGACCTTCGCCTTCCTCCGCAAGCGGTTCAAGGCCATCGCCTACATCGTCGGGGCGGGCGTGCTCTACGGATTCGTGGCGACCCTCGCGAAAGCGGTGATCAGCCGCATCTTCCAGGCGCAATTCGAATGGCTCACCGTGCTCGCGCTGGTGGGGCTGCTGGCCGCGGCGGCACTCGGCGGCTACTTCGTGCAGAACGCTTACGCATCCGGGCCCCCTGACCTCGTGATCGCCGGGCTCACCGTGATCGATCCTTTGGTGGCGGTGGCGATCGGCATCATCGTGCTCGGCGAGGCGTCGCAGGCGCCACTCTGGGCGACGTTCGCGTTCCTCGCTTCGGGGCTGATCGCGATCCTGGGAGTGTTCGGCCTGGCGCGCTACCACCCTCAGGCCCAGCGCTAG
- the dnaG gene encoding DNA primase, producing the protein MAGLIRRSDIDEVRSRVNIADVVGDYVTLKSAGSGSMKGLCPFHDERSPSFHVRPGVGFYHCFGCGEGGDVYKFLQQMDHVTFAEAVERLAAKIGFQLHYEDGGAAVDQGNRARLLAANEAAREYFAEQLTMPGADTARAFLGERGFDASVAAHFGVGYAPQGWDNLGKHLKSRGFTEKELSEAGLLSSGDRGSYDRFRGRLIWPIRDQTGQTVGFGARRLFDDDKGPKYLNTPETLVYHKAQVLYGLDLAKRDIARGRQVVVVEGYTDVMACHLAGVTTAVATCGTSFGVEHIKIMRRVLSDDSAGLGEVIFTFDPDAAGQKAALRAFSEEQRFAAQTYVAVAPDGLDPCDLRLAKGDDAVRRLIKGKKPMFEFVIKQKLSAYDLETVEGRVAALRDAAPIVSDIRDSALRPAYTRQLAKMLAMELDDVQRAVESSGSRSRGASGSDRGTLDRGALDRGASDRGGPERGAAAVVVAERPRSIDPAGDPLVASVTSLQEAPVVRPSVTITQLPATTAARTERDALMAMLQAPTVVGRDLLLQASGCGFSNAPLAAIRDAIGRNVDSFERQDWVTVIQADVPEEYRRLVEEIAVAPLPERPDREPQIYLRRITRDLIQRHLLRRKEDVKGRLQRTDAVENPEIYREIQRELVQLEADRRALQAE; encoded by the coding sequence ATGGCAGGGCTGATACGTCGAAGCGACATCGACGAAGTCCGTTCCCGGGTCAACATCGCCGATGTGGTGGGCGACTACGTCACGCTGAAGAGCGCAGGCTCCGGGTCGATGAAAGGGCTCTGCCCGTTCCACGACGAGCGCTCCCCGAGCTTCCACGTGCGGCCGGGGGTCGGCTTCTACCACTGCTTCGGCTGTGGGGAGGGCGGCGACGTCTACAAGTTCCTGCAGCAGATGGATCACGTGACCTTCGCTGAAGCGGTCGAGCGCCTCGCGGCGAAGATCGGCTTCCAGCTGCACTACGAAGACGGCGGCGCCGCGGTCGATCAAGGCAATCGGGCTCGCCTGCTCGCCGCCAACGAGGCGGCGCGCGAGTACTTCGCCGAGCAGCTCACGATGCCGGGGGCCGACACCGCGCGGGCCTTCCTCGGCGAACGCGGCTTCGATGCCTCTGTCGCCGCGCACTTCGGTGTCGGCTACGCACCGCAGGGGTGGGACAACCTGGGCAAGCACCTCAAGAGCCGGGGCTTCACCGAGAAGGAGCTCAGCGAAGCCGGTCTCCTCAGTTCGGGCGACCGGGGAAGCTACGACCGCTTCCGGGGCCGGTTGATCTGGCCGATCCGCGATCAGACGGGGCAGACCGTCGGTTTCGGCGCTCGTCGGCTCTTCGACGACGACAAGGGCCCGAAATATCTCAACACCCCTGAGACGCTCGTCTATCACAAGGCGCAGGTGCTCTACGGGCTCGATCTCGCCAAGCGCGACATCGCGCGCGGCCGGCAGGTCGTGGTGGTGGAGGGCTACACCGATGTGATGGCGTGCCACCTCGCGGGTGTCACCACCGCGGTCGCCACCTGCGGCACCTCCTTCGGCGTTGAGCACATCAAGATCATGCGTCGGGTGCTCTCCGACGACAGTGCCGGTCTCGGTGAGGTCATTTTCACCTTCGATCCGGATGCGGCCGGCCAGAAAGCCGCCCTGCGCGCCTTCAGCGAGGAGCAGCGCTTCGCCGCCCAGACCTACGTGGCGGTGGCGCCCGACGGTCTCGACCCCTGCGACCTCCGGCTCGCGAAGGGCGACGACGCCGTGCGACGGCTGATCAAGGGCAAGAAGCCGATGTTCGAGTTCGTGATCAAGCAGAAGCTCTCGGCCTACGACCTCGAGACCGTCGAGGGCCGCGTCGCGGCCCTGCGGGATGCGGCACCGATCGTGTCCGACATCCGGGATTCGGCGCTGCGACCGGCGTACACCCGCCAGCTCGCCAAGATGCTGGCCATGGAGCTCGACGACGTGCAGCGTGCTGTGGAGAGCAGCGGGTCCCGCTCGCGCGGCGCATCCGGAAGCGACCGCGGCACTCTCGACCGCGGAGCCCTCGACCGGGGTGCGTCCGACCGGGGTGGCCCGGAGCGCGGCGCTGCGGCCGTGGTGGTCGCCGAGCGTCCGCGCTCGATCGACCCGGCCGGCGATCCGCTGGTGGCTTCCGTCACCTCCCTCCAAGAGGCCCCGGTGGTGCGCCCGAGCGTCACCATCACCCAGCTTCCCGCCACGACCGCCGCCCGCACCGAGCGCGACGCACTGATGGCGATGCTGCAGGCTCCGACCGTCGTCGGTCGAGACCTGCTGTTGCAGGCGAGCGGCTGCGGGTTCAGCAATGCGCCGCTCGCGGCGATCCGCGACGCGATCGGCCGCAACGTCGACTCCTTCGAACGCCAGGACTGGGTGACGGTGATCCAGGCCGATGTGCCCGAGGAGTATCGCCGGCTGGTCGAGGAGATCGCCGTGGCGCCGTTGCCGGAGCGACCCGATCGCGAGCCGCAGATCTATCTGCGCCGCATCACCCGCGACCTCATCCAGCGGCACCTTCTGCGCCGCAAAGAAGATGTCAAAGGGCGGTTGCAGCGCACCGACGCGGTCGAGAATCCCGAAATCTACCGCGAGATCCAGCGCGAACTGGTGCAACTCGAGGCCGACCGCCGCGCCTTGCAGGCGGAGTAG
- the def gene encoding peptide deformylase, producing the protein MAVLPIRISGDPVLHSPAAPVAVIDDDVRRLVEDMFETMDAAPGVGLAGPQVGVPLRLFVYSWTDDDEVLHRGVAINPELFITPTSIEPADPETSSEGCLSFPGPRFPLARGAAAILRASDLDGNHYEIEATGWLARIFQHEFDHLDGVLYVDRLDREYSKAVAKIIRKRGWGVDGNAWLPGVDDLDA; encoded by the coding sequence ATGGCTGTTCTCCCGATTCGAATCTCCGGAGATCCCGTTCTCCACTCCCCCGCCGCCCCGGTCGCCGTGATCGACGACGACGTGCGCCGACTGGTCGAGGACATGTTCGAGACGATGGATGCGGCCCCGGGCGTCGGTCTCGCCGGCCCGCAGGTGGGCGTGCCGCTCCGCCTCTTCGTCTACAGCTGGACCGACGACGACGAGGTGCTGCACCGCGGAGTGGCGATCAACCCCGAGCTCTTCATCACCCCCACTTCGATCGAACCGGCCGACCCCGAAACCTCGTCGGAGGGCTGCCTCTCCTTCCCCGGTCCGCGCTTCCCGCTGGCTCGTGGCGCTGCGGCGATCCTGCGCGCATCCGATCTCGACGGCAACCACTACGAGATCGAGGCCACCGGATGGCTGGCCCGCATCTTCCAGCACGAGTTCGACCACCTCGACGGCGTGCTCTACGTCGATCGGCTCGACCGGGAGTATTCGAAGGCCGTCGCGAAGATCATCCGCAAGCGGGGTTGGGGCGTCGACGGCAACGCCTGGCTCCCCGGGGTCGACGACCTCGACGCGTAG
- a CDS encoding winged helix-turn-helix transcriptional regulator gives MTDTVLPYTQSNTAELLEACDEGPASGEFVRDLVSKVGDKWSILTLSTLARGSLRFTELQHAIPGISHRMLSVTLQSLVRDGLVERESFGEVPPRVEYSLAPLGETLLGPIRALVVWANEHSADVESTRSSDANRTA, from the coding sequence ATGACGGACACCGTGCTGCCCTACACACAGTCGAACACCGCCGAACTGCTCGAAGCGTGCGACGAAGGCCCGGCCAGCGGCGAATTCGTTCGCGACCTGGTGAGCAAAGTCGGCGACAAGTGGTCGATCTTGACCCTGTCGACCTTGGCACGCGGGTCATTGCGTTTCACCGAACTGCAGCACGCGATCCCGGGAATATCGCATCGGATGCTCTCCGTCACGCTGCAGTCCCTCGTCAGAGACGGACTCGTCGAGCGCGAGTCGTTCGGCGAGGTGCCCCCGCGCGTCGAGTATTCGTTGGCACCGCTCGGCGAGACACTCCTCGGCCCGATCCGGGCGCTCGTCGTCTGGGCGAACGAACACAGTGCCGACGTGGAGAGCACGCGCAGTTCGGACGCGAACCGCACCGCGTGA